In one Melopsittacus undulatus isolate bMelUnd1 chromosome 4, bMelUnd1.mat.Z, whole genome shotgun sequence genomic region, the following are encoded:
- the STON2 gene encoding stonin-2 isoform X2: MFIFQPNNSSSLHEDEEIDMEAVNRQLNNTSMNGHSSTPTTVRFPSWVTFDDNEVSFSPPNLSPLKTDTPPAETQTPDVNFNLTTSFKKRERPKSTLGDLSKIQKLDVSSLTKLPSVETPPWSATNPFLDESLRDVQPSPINPFSSFFEERDRRSKSSSVSSAPGKSQRDSLIILHQESDIISFHDASKNITHTDAVEQLKQLQIGDPDHVSNPTLPDDDPMMPYDLDAAFFNLAPAQPKDGWPMMLRIPEKKNIMSSRHWGPIYVKLTDSGCIQLYYEKGLEKPFREFKLEINHEISERKLQNYDENGRIHSVRLDRTTYKEKKKYQPKPAIAHTAEREQIIKLGTTDYEDFLSFISAVQDTLMNLPASSTDLSTVGLNYQEEEITVDVRDEFHGILAKGDSVILQHSVLTHIYVLSFLSGLAECRLGLNDILIKGNEIVARQDIMPTTTTKWIKLYSCRFHSCVDEDVFNNSRIILFNPLDACRFELMRFRTVFAEKTLPFTLRTAASINGAEVEVQSWLMMSTGFSSNRDPLTQVPCENVMIRYPVPNKWVKNFRRESVLGEKSLKAKVNKGATFGSTSLSGSEPVMRVTLGTAKYEHAFNSIVWRINRLPDKNSASGHPHSFFCHLELGSDREVPSSFVRYVDVEFDMPTTSASKATVRSISVEDKTNVRKWVNYSAHYSYKVEIERKKSLNEDLKGEDTADVNECAMQ, translated from the exons acaattCCTCATCTCTCCACGAAGATGAAGAGATAGATATGGAGGCTGTCAACCGGCAGCTGAACAACACCTCCATGAATGGGCATTCATCTACTCCAACCACAGTTCGCTTTCCCAGCTGGGTGACTTTTGATGACAATGAAGTCAGTTTTTCACCACCAAACCTTTCTCCCTTGAAAACAGACACCCcacctgcagaaacacagactCCAGATGTTAACTTTAACCTCACTacatcctttaaaaaaagagaacGTCCTAAAAGCACACTGGGGGACCTCTCCAAAATTCAAAAACTCGATGTCTCCTCCTTAACCAAGTTGCCTTCTGTTGAAACACCACCATGGAGTGCTACTAATCCCTTCTTGGATGAATCTCTGCGAGATGTCCAACCATCACCCATCAACCCATTCAGCTCATTCTTTGAGGAGCGAGACAGGCGTTCCAAAAGCTCTTCTGTCTCCAGTGCTCCAGGCAAAAGCCAAAGAGACTCTCTCATTATTCTTCATCAAGAGTCTGATATCATCAGTTTCCATGACGCAAGCAAAAATATAACCCACACAGATGCTGTAGAGCAGCTCAAGCAACTTCAGATTGGAGACCCAGATCATGTGAGCAACCCTACCCTGCCTGATGATGATCCCATGATGCCATATGATCTGGATGCAGCTTTTTTTAATCTGGCACCAGCTCAGCCAAAAGATGGATGGCCAATGATGCTCAGGATCCCAGAGAAGAAGAATATTATGTCATCTAGGCACTGGGGACCAATATATGTCAAGCTGACTGACAGTGGATGTATACAGCTTTATTATGAGAAAGGACTGGAGAAACCTTTCCGGGAATTCAAACTTGAAATCAACCATGAGATTTCAGAGCGCAAACTCCAGAACTATGATGAGAATGGGAGGATACACAGTGTGCGGTTGGACCGCACAAcctacaaggagaaaaagaagtatcAGCCTAAACCAGCCATTGCTCACACAGCAGAGAGAGAGCAAATTATAAAACTTGGGACTACAGATTATGAAGACTTCCTTAGCTTCATCAGTGCTGTGCAAGACACGCTGATGAACTTGCCAGCCTCATCAACAGATCTGAGCACAGTAGGACTGAACTatcaggaagaagaaatcaCAGTTGATGTCAGGGATGAGTTTCATGGCATCTTGGCCAAAGGGGACAGTGTGATTCTCCAGCACAGTGTGCTGACCCATATCTATGTTCTCAGCTTCCTTTCTGGCCTGGCAGAATGCAGACTGGGCCTTAATGATATCCTGATCAAAGGGAATGAAATAGTTGCAAGGCAGGATATTATGCCCACTACTACCACTAAGTGGATTAAATTATACAGCTGTCGATTCCATTCATGTGTGGATGAAGATGTGTTTAATAACTCCCGTATTATCCTGTTCAACCCCTTGGATGCCTGCCGGTTTGAACTGATGCGATTCAGAACTGTCTTTGCTGAGAAAACTTTGCCTTTTACTCTGAGGACAGCTGCCAGCATTAATGGTGCTGAGGTGGAGGTACAGAGCTGGTTGATGATGTCCACTGGGTTCTCTTCCAACCGTGACCCTTTAACTCAGGTCCCTTGTGAAAATGTGATGATTCGCTACCCAGTGCCAAACAAGTGGGTAAAGAATTTCCGCAGGGAGAGCGTCCTGGGGGAGAAATCTTTGAAAGCCAAGGTGAACAAGGGGGCCACTTTTGGATCAACCAGTCTGTCTGGTTCTGAGCCAGTAATGAGAGTAACTTTGGGAACTGCCAAATATGAGCATGCCTTTAATTCCATTGTATGGAGGATAAACCGACTGCCTGACAAAAACTCAG cttctgGCCATCCTCACAGCTTCTTCTGTCACCTAGAGCTTGGCTCTGACCGGGAAGTGCCTTCCAGTTTTGTCCGCTACGTAGATGTGGAATTTGACATGCCCACCACTTCTGCCTCCAAAGCCACTGTTCGGTCCATCTCTGTCGAGGACAAGACCAATGTGAGGAAGTGGGTCAACTATTCAGCACACTACAGTTACAAG GTTGAAATAGAGCGGAAAAAAAGCTTGAATGAGGATCTGAAGGGAGAAGATACAGCAGATGTCAATGAATGTGCTATGCAGTGA
- the STON2 gene encoding stonin-2 isoform X3, which yields MEAVNRQLNNTSMNGHSSTPTTVRFPSWVTFDDNEVSFSPPNLSPLKTDTPPAETQTPDVNFNLTTSFKKRERPKSTLGDLSKIQKLDVSSLTKLPSVETPPWSATNPFLDESLRDVQPSPINPFSSFFEERDRRSKSSSVSSAPGKSQRDSLIILHQESDIISFHDASKNITHTDAVEQLKQLQIGDPDHVSNPTLPDDDPMMPYDLDAAFFNLAPAQPKDGWPMMLRIPEKKNIMSSRHWGPIYVKLTDSGCIQLYYEKGLEKPFREFKLEINHEISERKLQNYDENGRIHSVRLDRTTYKEKKKYQPKPAIAHTAEREQIIKLGTTDYEDFLSFISAVQDTLMNLPASSTDLSTVGLNYQEEEITVDVRDEFHGILAKGDSVILQHSVLTHIYVLSFLSGLAECRLGLNDILIKGNEIVARQDIMPTTTTKWIKLYSCRFHSCVDEDVFNNSRIILFNPLDACRFELMRFRTVFAEKTLPFTLRTAASINGAEVEVQSWLMMSTGFSSNRDPLTQVPCENVMIRYPVPNKWVKNFRRESVLGEKSLKAKVNKGATFGSTSLSGSEPVMRVTLGTAKYEHAFNSIVWRINRLPDKNSASGHPHSFFCHLELGSDREVPSSFVRYVDVEFDMPTTSASKATVRSISVEDKTNVRKWVNYSAHYSYKVEIERKKSLNEDLKGEDTADVNECAMQ from the exons ATGGAGGCTGTCAACCGGCAGCTGAACAACACCTCCATGAATGGGCATTCATCTACTCCAACCACAGTTCGCTTTCCCAGCTGGGTGACTTTTGATGACAATGAAGTCAGTTTTTCACCACCAAACCTTTCTCCCTTGAAAACAGACACCCcacctgcagaaacacagactCCAGATGTTAACTTTAACCTCACTacatcctttaaaaaaagagaacGTCCTAAAAGCACACTGGGGGACCTCTCCAAAATTCAAAAACTCGATGTCTCCTCCTTAACCAAGTTGCCTTCTGTTGAAACACCACCATGGAGTGCTACTAATCCCTTCTTGGATGAATCTCTGCGAGATGTCCAACCATCACCCATCAACCCATTCAGCTCATTCTTTGAGGAGCGAGACAGGCGTTCCAAAAGCTCTTCTGTCTCCAGTGCTCCAGGCAAAAGCCAAAGAGACTCTCTCATTATTCTTCATCAAGAGTCTGATATCATCAGTTTCCATGACGCAAGCAAAAATATAACCCACACAGATGCTGTAGAGCAGCTCAAGCAACTTCAGATTGGAGACCCAGATCATGTGAGCAACCCTACCCTGCCTGATGATGATCCCATGATGCCATATGATCTGGATGCAGCTTTTTTTAATCTGGCACCAGCTCAGCCAAAAGATGGATGGCCAATGATGCTCAGGATCCCAGAGAAGAAGAATATTATGTCATCTAGGCACTGGGGACCAATATATGTCAAGCTGACTGACAGTGGATGTATACAGCTTTATTATGAGAAAGGACTGGAGAAACCTTTCCGGGAATTCAAACTTGAAATCAACCATGAGATTTCAGAGCGCAAACTCCAGAACTATGATGAGAATGGGAGGATACACAGTGTGCGGTTGGACCGCACAAcctacaaggagaaaaagaagtatcAGCCTAAACCAGCCATTGCTCACACAGCAGAGAGAGAGCAAATTATAAAACTTGGGACTACAGATTATGAAGACTTCCTTAGCTTCATCAGTGCTGTGCAAGACACGCTGATGAACTTGCCAGCCTCATCAACAGATCTGAGCACAGTAGGACTGAACTatcaggaagaagaaatcaCAGTTGATGTCAGGGATGAGTTTCATGGCATCTTGGCCAAAGGGGACAGTGTGATTCTCCAGCACAGTGTGCTGACCCATATCTATGTTCTCAGCTTCCTTTCTGGCCTGGCAGAATGCAGACTGGGCCTTAATGATATCCTGATCAAAGGGAATGAAATAGTTGCAAGGCAGGATATTATGCCCACTACTACCACTAAGTGGATTAAATTATACAGCTGTCGATTCCATTCATGTGTGGATGAAGATGTGTTTAATAACTCCCGTATTATCCTGTTCAACCCCTTGGATGCCTGCCGGTTTGAACTGATGCGATTCAGAACTGTCTTTGCTGAGAAAACTTTGCCTTTTACTCTGAGGACAGCTGCCAGCATTAATGGTGCTGAGGTGGAGGTACAGAGCTGGTTGATGATGTCCACTGGGTTCTCTTCCAACCGTGACCCTTTAACTCAGGTCCCTTGTGAAAATGTGATGATTCGCTACCCAGTGCCAAACAAGTGGGTAAAGAATTTCCGCAGGGAGAGCGTCCTGGGGGAGAAATCTTTGAAAGCCAAGGTGAACAAGGGGGCCACTTTTGGATCAACCAGTCTGTCTGGTTCTGAGCCAGTAATGAGAGTAACTTTGGGAACTGCCAAATATGAGCATGCCTTTAATTCCATTGTATGGAGGATAAACCGACTGCCTGACAAAAACTCAG cttctgGCCATCCTCACAGCTTCTTCTGTCACCTAGAGCTTGGCTCTGACCGGGAAGTGCCTTCCAGTTTTGTCCGCTACGTAGATGTGGAATTTGACATGCCCACCACTTCTGCCTCCAAAGCCACTGTTCGGTCCATCTCTGTCGAGGACAAGACCAATGTGAGGAAGTGGGTCAACTATTCAGCACACTACAGTTACAAG GTTGAAATAGAGCGGAAAAAAAGCTTGAATGAGGATCTGAAGGGAGAAGATACAGCAGATGTCAATGAATGTGCTATGCAGTGA